The following are from one region of the Vigna radiata var. radiata cultivar VC1973A unplaced genomic scaffold, Vradiata_ver6 scaffold_1407, whole genome shotgun sequence genome:
- the LOC106779999 gene encoding protein REDUCED WALL ACETYLATION 1-like produces the protein MVVSGPITPGQVSFLLGIIPVFVSWMYSEYLDYRKTSSPPKVHSDTHLEELGQDVXKGDDRAILLESGLTRSASAKFHPSSVKMNLIRFLTMDDSFLLENRATLRAMYVKFL, from the exons GTGTCTTTCTTGCTGGGGATTATTCCAGTCTTTGTTTCATGGATGTATTCAGAGTACTTGGACTACAGGAAGACCTCATCTCCTCCCAAAGT TCATTCAGATACTCATCTTGAAGAGTTGGGTCAGGATGTAATNAAGGGAGATGATCGTGCAATTTTGCTGGAATCAGGGCTTACAAGATCAGCATCAGCGAAATTCCATCCGTCGTCTGTCAAAATGAATTTGATTCG GTTTTTGACCATGGATGATTCTTTCTTGTTAGAAAATCGAGCAACTTTGAGGGCAATGTATGTCAAGTTTTTGTAA